One part of the Streptococcus sp. oral taxon 431 genome encodes these proteins:
- a CDS encoding zinc-ribbon domain-containing protein, whose protein sequence is MNKKVKDNPAIYMYWDQKRNVLDPKKLSSNSLKYAYWSCPYCQHHWEAKIIDVQLDSYEYLRCCPHCGLGERSIDENESVLQVYPDFRNYINYSIERDEELDEKLLTLPFNSKRKFNFKCPTCQLSWKDSATNKRLFQLTSGDLFHFGCNETSYHCDYKSIYPNLAKIYSEHLNKFKFNELKLSYNITVPIHWECDKCHCKFELSIDRLLNRIKRSGHYCLECHSSFEELLDKDFDVSPLSFLNSSMLKEWSKRNNNTPNQVDVLSNVHVLWECTNCHGEYSCSLFEKTDRSCPFCSNREKLQDFNTLNETHPYLREFWDLSNERDFSEYWFKSNNVVSWVCPCCKINFQCSPAEMISRTDLENQNFQTCPNQCDWRTEVFKNNIFLKEPKLIKEWSDKNKIPIHLSQTTIETKKYWWDCSKCHGTYLCSIPIRREVSQCCPFCNNDKPLNGYNTFDYLYPELAKLWAPNNKVSIDSFVPLLTEKRFYLWRCKECNFEFHERFSIILNKYLNSETKDLKEMCPFCAELKERQDNISFEDLMNEWDYLNNLILGDPERIPNNTQLRFWWICKNNPEHRYRMAIVDKIANVKRSIEPCIFCKGRRRKREHFVPYRKI, encoded by the coding sequence ATGAACAAGAAAGTTAAAGATAATCCAGCTATTTACATGTACTGGGATCAAAAACGAAATGTTCTTGACCCCAAAAAATTATCGTCAAATAGTTTAAAATATGCCTATTGGTCTTGCCCTTATTGTCAACACCATTGGGAAGCGAAAATCATTGATGTGCAGCTTGACAGTTATGAATATCTTAGGTGTTGCCCCCATTGTGGATTAGGTGAACGTTCCATTGATGAAAATGAGAGCGTCCTTCAGGTTTATCCCGATTTCAGAAATTATATAAACTACAGCATTGAGCGAGATGAAGAATTAGATGAGAAACTTCTTACCTTGCCGTTCAATAGTAAAAGAAAATTCAATTTTAAATGTCCGACGTGTCAATTAAGTTGGAAAGATTCTGCGACAAATAAGAGGTTATTTCAACTAACAAGTGGGGATTTATTTCATTTTGGCTGCAATGAAACTTCCTATCATTGCGATTACAAATCAATTTATCCAAATTTAGCTAAAATCTATAGCGAACATTTAAACAAATTTAAATTTAACGAACTGAAGCTGAGTTACAATATAACAGTACCTATCCATTGGGAATGTGATAAGTGTCATTGCAAATTTGAATTATCTATTGATAGATTATTGAACCGAATTAAAAGAAGTGGTCATTACTGTTTGGAGTGTCATTCTTCATTTGAAGAGTTATTGGATAAAGATTTTGATGTTTCTCCTCTATCTTTTTTAAATTCTTCCATGCTCAAGGAGTGGTCTAAAAGGAACAATAATACACCTAATCAAGTTGATGTATTATCTAATGTTCATGTGTTATGGGAATGTACGAATTGTCACGGAGAGTATTCATGCTCACTATTTGAAAAAACAGATAGGTCTTGTCCATTTTGTTCAAATAGAGAAAAACTTCAGGATTTTAATACACTAAATGAAACACATCCCTATTTGAGGGAATTTTGGGACCTCAGTAATGAAAGGGATTTTTCCGAATATTGGTTTAAGTCAAATAATGTAGTTAGTTGGGTTTGTCCTTGTTGTAAAATCAACTTTCAATGTAGCCCAGCCGAAATGATCAGTCGAACCGATTTAGAAAATCAAAACTTTCAAACATGTCCCAATCAATGTGACTGGAGGACTGAGGTATTTAAAAATAATATTTTCCTTAAAGAACCAAAACTCATCAAAGAATGGAGCGATAAAAATAAAATTCCTATTCATTTATCTCAGACAACAATAGAAACGAAAAAATATTGGTGGGATTGTTCAAAGTGTCATGGGACATATTTATGTTCTATCCCAATTCGAAGAGAAGTTTCTCAGTGTTGTCCTTTCTGTAACAACGATAAGCCTCTGAATGGGTATAATACATTTGATTATTTGTACCCTGAACTAGCAAAATTGTGGGCACCAAATAATAAAGTCTCAATAGATAGTTTTGTTCCATTATTAACTGAAAAAAGGTTTTATTTATGGCGCTGCAAAGAATGTAACTTCGAATTTCATGAGCGCTTCAGCATTATATTAAATAAGTATTTAAATTCCGAGACAAAAGATCTTAAAGAAATGTGTCCATTTTGTGCAGAATTAAAAGAAAGACAAGATAATATCTCATTTGAAGATTTGATGAACGAGTGGGACTATCTTAACAATCTTATTCTAGGGGATCCAGAAAGAATCCCAAATAATACGCAATTAAGATTTTGGTGGATTTGTAAGAATAATCCAGAGCATCGTTATAGAATGGCTATTGTAGATAAGATTGCAAATGTAAAACGATCTATCGAGCCATGCATATTTTGTAAAGGGCGTAGACGAAAAAGAGAACATTTTGTTCCTTATAGGAAAATTTAA
- the xerS gene encoding tyrosine recombinase XerS — protein MKREILLERIDKLKQVMPWYVLEYYQSKLAVPYSFTTLYEYLKEYDRFFIWVLESGISDADTIANIPLDVLENMTKKDMESFILYLRERPLLNANTTKNGVSQTTINRTLSALSSLYKYLTEEVENEQGEPYFYRNVMKKVATKKKKETLAARAENIKQKLFLGDETEGFLNYIDEIYPKTLSNRALSSFNKNKERDLAIIALLLASGVRLSEAVNLDLRDLNLKMMVIDVTRKGGKRDSVNVAAFAKPYLEQYLAIRDKRYKTEKTDIALFLTLYRGVPNRIDASSVEKMVAKYSEDFKVRVTPHKLRHTLATRLYDATKSQVLVSHQLGHASTQVTDLYTHIVNDEQKNALDSL, from the coding sequence ATGAAACGCGAGATCTTATTAGAACGTATTGATAAGCTCAAACAAGTTATGCCCTGGTATGTTCTTGAATACTATCAATCGAAACTGGCTGTACCATACAGTTTTACGACCTTGTACGAATACTTAAAGGAATACGATCGATTTTTCATCTGGGTTTTGGAATCTGGTATATCAGATGCTGACACCATAGCAAATATTCCTTTAGATGTTCTTGAGAACATGACAAAGAAAGACATGGAATCTTTTATTCTTTACTTACGTGAACGTCCACTACTCAATGCCAATACGACGAAAAACGGGGTATCTCAAACAACCATTAACCGTACCCTTTCGGCACTTTCTAGTCTTTATAAGTATTTGACTGAGGAGGTTGAAAATGAACAAGGTGAACCTTATTTCTATCGCAATGTTATGAAGAAGGTTGCTACCAAGAAAAAGAAAGAAACTTTAGCTGCACGGGCTGAGAATATCAAGCAAAAACTCTTTTTAGGCGATGAAACAGAGGGATTTTTGAATTATATAGATGAGATATACCCTAAAACTCTCTCAAATCGAGCCTTATCGTCCTTTAACAAGAATAAGGAGCGAGATTTAGCCATCATTGCACTCCTTCTTGCCTCTGGTGTCCGTCTCTCCGAAGCAGTTAACCTTGATCTTCGAGATCTAAACCTTAAAATGATGGTGATTGACGTCACTCGAAAGGGTGGAAAAAGAGACTCAGTCAATGTTGCTGCCTTTGCTAAACCCTATTTAGAGCAATATCTCGCTATTCGAGACAAACGTTATAAGACAGAGAAGACCGATATAGCCCTATTCTTAACCTTGTATCGAGGCGTTCCGAATCGGATTGATGCTTCTAGTGTTGAAAAAATGGTCGCCAAGTATTCGGAAGACTTCAAAGTTCGGGTAACTCCCCACAAACTACGCCATACTCTTGCAACCCGTCTATATGATGCGACCAAATCCCAAGTTTTGGTAAGTCATCAACTAGGACATGCTAGCACACAGGTAACGGACTTGTATACGCATATCGTTAATGACGAACAGAAAAATGCCTTGGATAGTTTGTGA
- a CDS encoding lipoate--protein ligase — translation MKYIINHSNDTAFNIALEEYAFKHLLDEDQIFLLWINKPSIIVGRHQNTIEEINRDYVRENGIEVVRRISGGGAVYHDLNNLNYTIISKEDENKAFDFKSFSTPVINTLTELGVKAEFTGRNDLEIDGKKFCGNAQAYINGRIMHHGCLLFDVDLSVLANALKVSKDKFESKGVKSVRARVTNIIDELPEKITVEEFRDLLLEYMKKEYPEMTEYVFSDEELAEINRIKDTKFGTWDWNYGKSPEYNVRRGTKFPSGKVEIFANVIESKIQDIKIYGDFFGIEDVAAVEDVLRSVKYEREDVLKALQTINLGRYFAGITAEEIAEAVVE, via the coding sequence ATGAAATACATTATCAATCATTCAAACGACACTGCCTTTAATATTGCTTTAGAGGAGTACGCTTTTAAACATCTTCTTGATGAAGATCAAATCTTCCTTCTTTGGATCAACAAACCATCTATCATTGTAGGTCGTCACCAAAATACCATCGAAGAAATTAACCGTGACTATGTTCGTGAAAATGGAATTGAAGTAGTCCGACGAATCAGTGGTGGTGGAGCTGTTTACCATGATTTGAACAACCTTAACTATACAATCATTTCAAAAGAAGATGAAAACAAGGCTTTTGACTTCAAGAGCTTCTCTACTCCGGTTATCAATACCTTGACTGAACTTGGTGTTAAAGCTGAATTTACAGGCCGTAACGACTTGGAAATTGACGGTAAGAAATTCTGTGGAAATGCACAAGCCTATATCAATGGCCGTATCATGCACCATGGTTGTCTTCTCTTTGACGTGGATTTGTCAGTCCTAGCTAACGCACTTAAAGTGTCTAAAGATAAGTTTGAATCAAAAGGGGTTAAATCAGTCCGTGCTCGAGTGACCAACATCATCGATGAATTGCCAGAAAAAATCACTGTCGAAGAATTCCGTGACTTACTTTTGGAGTATATGAAAAAAGAATACCCTGAGATGACTGAGTATGTATTCTCAGACGAAGAATTAGCTGAAATTAATCGTATCAAAGATACTAAGTTTGGAACTTGGGACTGGAACTATGGGAAATCACCTGAATACAACGTCCGTCGAGGAACTAAATTCCCAAGCGGTAAGGTTGAAATCTTCGCTAACGTCATTGAATCCAAAATCCAAGACATCAAGATTTATGGAGACTTCTTTGGTATCGAAGATGTTGCAGCAGTAGAAGATGTCCTTCGTAGCGTCAAATACGAACGTGAAGATGTCCTCAAAGCCCTTCAAACCATTAACCTAGGTCGTTACTTCGCAGGAATCACTGCAGAAGAAATTGCTGAGGCTGTGGTGGAATAA
- the lpdA gene encoding dihydrolipoyl dehydrogenase, whose protein sequence is MALEVIMPKAGVDMTEGQIVQWNKKVGEFVKEGEILLEIMTDKVSMELEAEEDGYLIAILKGDGETVPVTEVIGYLGEEGENIPTAGAAAPEASPAPVASASNDDDKSDDAYDIVVIGGGPAGYVSAIKAAQLGGKVALVEKSELGGTCLNRGCIPTKTYLHNAEIIENIGHAANRGIVIENPNFTVDMEKLLETKSKVVNTLVGGVAGLLRSYGVDVHKGIGTITKDKNVLVNGSELLETKKIILAGGSKVSKINVPGMESSLVMTSDDILEMNEVPESLVIIGGGVVGIELGQAFMTFGSKVTVIEMMDRIVPAMDAEVSKNLRLILERKGMTILTGTKLQEIIEEDGKLRIKVEGKDDIIANKALLSIGRVPDLEGIGDVEFELDRGRIKVNEYMETSVPGIYAPGDINGTKMLAHAAFRMGEVAAENALKGNHHVAKLNLTPAAIYTLPEVAAVGLTEEQAREKYDVQIGKFNFAANGRAIASDAAQGFVKVIADKKYGEILGVHIIGPAAAELINEASSIIEMEITVEEMLKTIHGHPTYSEVMYEAFADVLGMAIHSPKKK, encoded by the coding sequence ATGGCCTTAGAAGTAATTATGCCAAAAGCCGGCGTGGATATGACAGAAGGACAAATCGTCCAATGGAATAAAAAAGTCGGAGAATTTGTAAAAGAAGGAGAAATCCTTTTAGAAATCATGACTGACAAAGTCAGCATGGAATTGGAAGCAGAAGAAGACGGTTACTTGATCGCTATCCTAAAAGGGGACGGCGAGACTGTTCCTGTTACTGAAGTTATCGGTTATCTTGGTGAAGAAGGGGAAAATATCCCAACAGCTGGAGCAGCTGCACCAGAAGCTAGCCCAGCACCTGTAGCAAGTGCTTCGAACGATGATGATAAGAGCGATGATGCTTATGATATCGTTGTTATTGGTGGTGGACCTGCTGGTTATGTTTCTGCCATTAAAGCAGCTCAATTAGGTGGTAAGGTTGCTCTTGTTGAGAAATCAGAACTTGGTGGAACCTGCTTGAACCGTGGATGTATCCCAACCAAGACTTACCTTCACAACGCTGAAATCATTGAAAATATCGGTCATGCAGCAAATCGTGGTATCGTGATTGAAAACCCTAACTTCACTGTTGATATGGAAAAACTTTTAGAAACTAAATCTAAAGTTGTGAATACTCTTGTTGGTGGTGTTGCAGGACTTCTTCGTAGCTACGGAGTTGATGTTCATAAGGGTATCGGTACTATCACTAAAGATAAGAATGTTTTGGTAAACGGTTCTGAATTACTTGAAACTAAGAAGATCATCCTTGCTGGTGGTTCAAAAGTAAGCAAAATCAACGTTCCTGGTATGGAATCATCACTTGTGATGACTAGTGATGACATCCTTGAAATGAACGAAGTTCCAGAGAGCCTCGTTATTATCGGTGGTGGTGTCGTTGGTATCGAACTTGGACAAGCCTTCATGACATTCGGTTCAAAAGTTACTGTTATCGAAATGATGGACCGTATTGTACCAGCAATGGATGCGGAAGTATCTAAGAACCTTCGCTTGATTCTTGAGCGCAAAGGTATGACTATCTTAACAGGTACTAAACTGCAAGAAATCATTGAAGAAGATGGCAAACTCCGTATCAAAGTTGAAGGAAAAGATGATATCATCGCAAATAAAGCTCTTCTTTCAATCGGTCGTGTTCCAGACCTTGAAGGTATCGGAGATGTTGAGTTTGAGTTAGACCGTGGTCGTATCAAGGTTAACGAGTACATGGAAACTTCTGTTCCAGGTATCTATGCACCAGGTGATATCAACGGTACTAAGATGTTGGCTCACGCTGCCTTCCGTATGGGTGAAGTTGCTGCTGAAAATGCCCTTAAAGGAAATCACCATGTTGCTAAATTGAACTTGACTCCTGCAGCTATCTACACACTTCCAGAAGTAGCAGCAGTTGGTTTGACTGAAGAACAAGCTCGTGAGAAATACGATGTCCAAATCGGTAAATTCAACTTTGCCGCAAACGGACGTGCCATTGCATCTGATGCAGCTCAAGGATTTGTTAAAGTCATTGCAGACAAGAAATATGGTGAAATCCTTGGTGTTCATATCATTGGTCCTGCTGCTGCAGAGTTGATCAACGAAGCGTCAAGTATCATCGAAATGGAAATCACTGTTGAAGAAATGCTTAAGACAATCCACGGTCACCCAACATACTCTGAAGTTATGTACGAAGCATTTGCGGATGTTCTTGGAATGGCTATCCATTCACCTAAGAAAAAATAA
- a CDS encoding dihydrolipoamide acetyltransferase, which translates to MADDKLRATPAARKLADDLGINLYDISGSGANGRVHKEDVETFKDTNVVRISPLAKRIALEHNIAWQEIQGTGHRGKIMKKDVLAFLPENIENDMIKSPAQIEKVEEVPDNVTPYGEIERIPMTPMRKVIAQRMVESYLTAPTFTLNYDVDMSEMLALRKKVLDPIMEATGKKITVTDLLSLAVVKTLMKHPYINASLTEDGKTIITHNYVNLAMAVGMDNGLMTPVVYNAEKLSLSELVVAFKDVIGRTLDGKLAPSELQNSTFTISNLGMFGVQSFGPIINQPNSAILGVSSTIEKPVVVNGEIVIRPIMSLGLTIDHRVVDGMAGAKFMKDLKALIENPISMLV; encoded by the coding sequence ATGGCTGATGATAAGCTAAGAGCGACTCCTGCGGCTAGAAAATTAGCAGATGATTTAGGAATTAATCTCTACGATATTTCTGGCTCAGGCGCAAACGGTCGTGTCCACAAAGAAGACGTGGAAACATTTAAAGACACTAATGTGGTTCGCATTTCACCACTCGCAAAACGAATTGCACTAGAGCATAATATTGCTTGGCAAGAAATCCAAGGAACTGGTCATCGTGGCAAGATTATGAAGAAGGATGTTTTAGCTTTCCTTCCGGAAAATATTGAAAACGATATGATTAAATCACCTGCTCAAATCGAGAAAGTGGAAGAAGTTCCAGATAACGTAACTCCTTATGGGGAAATCGAACGCATTCCGATGACTCCTATGCGTAAGGTTATTGCTCAACGTATGGTTGAGTCATACTTGACTGCACCAACCTTCACGCTTAACTATGATGTCGATATGTCTGAAATGCTTGCCCTTCGTAAGAAAGTCCTTGATCCAATCATGGAAGCAACTGGTAAGAAAATTACTGTTACAGACTTGCTTTCACTTGCGGTTGTTAAGACTCTTATGAAACACCCATACATCAATGCGTCATTAACTGAAGATGGTAAGACAATTATCACTCACAACTATGTCAACCTTGCGATGGCTGTAGGAATGGATAATGGTTTGATGACGCCAGTTGTTTATAATGCTGAAAAATTGAGTTTGTCTGAGTTGGTAGTTGCCTTCAAAGATGTTATCGGACGTACTTTGGATGGTAAACTAGCTCCTAGCGAATTGCAAAATTCAACCTTCACCATCAGTAACTTGGGAATGTTTGGTGTTCAATCGTTTGGTCCAATCATTAACCAACCGAACTCAGCAATCCTTGGGGTTAGCTCAACAATTGAGAAACCTGTTGTAGTCAATGGTGAAATTGTGATTCGTCCAATTATGAGTCTTGGTTTAACAATTGACCACCGTGTCGTCGATGGAATGGCTGGTGCTAAGTTTATGAAAGACTTGAAAGCTTTGATTGAAAACCCAATCTCAATGTTGGTTTAA
- a CDS encoding alpha-ketoacid dehydrogenase subunit beta, which produces METKLMSFRDTIILAMSEEMRRDENVLLMGEDVGVFGGDFGTSVGMLEEFGPERVRDCPISEAAISGAAAGAAMTGLRPIVDMTFMDFSVIAMDNIVNQAAKTRYMFGGKGQVPITIRCAAGNGVGSAAQHSQSLESWFTHIPGLKVVAPGTPADMKGLLKSSIRDNNPVIILEYKSEFNQKGEVPVDPDYTIPLGVGEIKREGTDVTVVTYGKMLRRVMQAAEELAEEGISVEVVDPRTLVPLDKEIIINSVKKTGKVVLVNDAHKTSGFIGEISAIISESEAFDYLDAPIRRCAGEDVPMPYAQNLENAMIPTVESIKDAIRKTHNKQ; this is translated from the coding sequence ATGGAAACTAAATTAATGTCTTTCCGCGATACCATTATCCTTGCAATGTCTGAGGAAATGCGTCGCGATGAAAATGTGCTTTTGATGGGTGAAGATGTCGGTGTCTTCGGTGGAGATTTTGGTACATCTGTAGGTATGCTTGAAGAATTTGGACCAGAACGTGTTCGTGACTGTCCGATTTCCGAAGCTGCTATCTCAGGTGCAGCTGCTGGTGCAGCTATGACAGGACTTCGTCCAATCGTTGACATGACTTTTATGGACTTTTCTGTTATTGCCATGGATAATATCGTCAACCAAGCAGCTAAAACTCGTTATATGTTTGGTGGTAAAGGTCAAGTGCCTATTACAATCCGCTGTGCCGCTGGTAACGGAGTAGGTTCTGCAGCACAACACTCACAATCATTGGAATCTTGGTTCACTCATATCCCAGGATTGAAGGTTGTAGCTCCAGGTACACCAGCTGATATGAAGGGACTTCTTAAGTCTTCTATCCGTGACAACAACCCTGTTATCATTCTTGAATACAAATCAGAATTTAACCAAAAAGGTGAAGTTCCTGTTGATCCAGACTATACTATCCCACTTGGCGTCGGAGAAATCAAACGCGAAGGAACTGATGTAACTGTAGTAACATACGGTAAAATGCTTCGTCGTGTCATGCAAGCAGCTGAAGAATTGGCTGAAGAAGGCATTTCAGTAGAGGTAGTAGACCCACGTACTTTGGTCCCACTTGATAAAGAGATTATTATTAACTCTGTCAAGAAAACAGGAAAAGTAGTTCTCGTCAATGATGCTCATAAGACTAGTGGATTTATCGGTGAAATCTCAGCTATTATTTCAGAATCTGAAGCATTTGACTACTTGGATGCACCTATTCGCCGTTGTGCAGGTGAGGATGTACCGATGCCTTATGCACAAAATCTTGAAAATGCAATGATTCCAACAGTTGAAAGCATCAAAGATGCAATCCGTAAAACTCACAACAAACAATAA
- a CDS encoding thiamine pyrophosphate-dependent dehydrogenase E1 component subunit alpha, whose amino-acid sequence MSTLDKNLLLEMFRKMEEIRRMDLKIAQLVKKGKVPGMTHFSVGEEAANVGAMLALNEDDLITSNHRGHGQAIAKGIDLNGMMAEILGKYTGTCKGKGGSMHIADLDAGNLGANGIVGGGMGIAVGAALTQQMKNTGKIVVCFFGDGATNEGVFHEAVNMASVWNLPVIFYCINNGYGISADIKKMTNVKHIHERSAAYGIPGMFIEDGNNVIDVYEGFKKAVDHVRSGKGPVLIESVTYRWLGHSSSDPGKYRTREEVDEWKEKDPIENLRKYLVENKIASAEELEEIQAQVKEAVEASVKFAEESPFPPLESAFEDIYAD is encoded by the coding sequence ATGTCAACTTTAGATAAAAATCTTTTGCTTGAGATGTTCCGTAAGATGGAAGAAATTCGTCGTATGGACTTAAAAATTGCTCAATTAGTAAAAAAAGGAAAAGTGCCAGGAATGACGCACTTTTCTGTTGGTGAGGAAGCTGCTAACGTTGGGGCTATGTTGGCTCTAAACGAGGATGACCTCATCACCTCAAATCACCGTGGTCACGGGCAAGCCATTGCTAAAGGAATCGACCTCAATGGGATGATGGCTGAAATTCTTGGTAAATACACTGGAACTTGTAAAGGTAAAGGTGGATCTATGCATATCGCAGACCTAGATGCTGGTAACCTTGGTGCCAATGGTATCGTAGGTGGTGGTATGGGGATTGCAGTAGGTGCAGCCCTTACTCAACAAATGAAAAACACTGGTAAAATCGTTGTCTGCTTCTTTGGTGACGGTGCAACAAACGAAGGTGTTTTCCACGAAGCTGTTAATATGGCTTCAGTTTGGAATCTTCCGGTAATTTTCTACTGTATCAATAACGGTTATGGAATCTCTGCTGATATTAAGAAAATGACAAATGTCAAGCATATCCATGAGCGTAGTGCTGCTTACGGTATTCCTGGAATGTTTATCGAAGACGGTAACAATGTTATCGATGTCTACGAAGGATTTAAGAAAGCAGTCGACCATGTTCGTTCTGGTAAAGGTCCTGTCTTGATCGAAAGTGTAACTTACCGTTGGCTTGGTCACTCATCATCAGACCCTGGTAAATATCGAACACGTGAAGAAGTCGATGAGTGGAAAGAAAAAGATCCAATCGAAAACCTTCGCAAGTACCTTGTTGAAAATAAAATTGCTAGTGCAGAAGAACTCGAAGAAATTCAAGCGCAAGTCAAGGAAGCAGTGGAAGCATCTGTTAAATTTGCTGAAGAGAGTCCATTCCCTCCACTAGAATCAGCATTTGAAGATATATACGCAGACTAA
- a CDS encoding MATE family efflux transporter, giving the protein MHTTETIKDKIILFLKIFFPILIYQFANFSASFVDTTMTGQYNTLDLAGVSIATSLWNPFFTFLTGIVSALVPIIGHHLGQGKKKEVSSDFYQFLYLALALSIVLFGLVFFLAPIVLQFMGLEVAVSSVAIRYLWLLAIGIIPLLLFSVIRSLLDTLGLTKLSMYLMLLLLPLNSGFNYLLIYGAFGFPELGGAGAGLGTSLAYWALLLISIFVLFKQEKLKELHLENRLPLDKNKIKEAIKLGLPIGGTVFAEVAIFSAVGLIMAKFSSLIIASHQSAMNFSSLMYAFPMSISTAMAIVISYEVGAKRLDDAKQYIHIGRLTAMVFAVLTLSFLYVFRENVASLYGHDPEFIQLTASFMTYSLFFQLADTFAAPLQGILRGYKDTIVPFCLGLLGYWGVGIPLGLYLDYSTSLGAYSYWIALIISLMVSGILYQWRLQVIMKRFK; this is encoded by the coding sequence ATGCATACAACAGAAACTATTAAAGACAAAATCATCTTATTTTTAAAAATTTTCTTTCCTATTTTAATTTATCAATTCGCTAATTTTTCCGCATCTTTTGTAGATACCACGATGACGGGACAATATAATACACTGGATCTAGCGGGTGTTTCCATTGCAACTAGTTTATGGAATCCTTTCTTTACCTTTTTGACAGGGATTGTCTCAGCCTTGGTCCCTATTATTGGTCACCATTTGGGACAAGGAAAAAAGAAAGAAGTTTCTTCGGATTTTTATCAATTTCTTTATTTGGCTTTAGCCTTATCTATCGTACTTTTTGGCTTGGTTTTCTTTTTAGCACCAATTGTCTTACAATTCATGGGGCTGGAAGTGGCTGTATCCAGTGTTGCCATACGTTATCTGTGGCTCCTAGCCATCGGTATTATTCCACTTTTGCTTTTTAGTGTTATTCGATCGCTACTTGATACGCTAGGACTGACAAAGTTGTCTATGTATCTTATGCTTCTTTTACTTCCTTTAAATAGTGGATTTAACTATTTACTAATATATGGAGCTTTTGGTTTTCCTGAGTTAGGAGGTGCAGGAGCAGGTCTGGGGACTTCCCTTGCGTACTGGGCTTTGTTGCTAATTTCTATATTCGTTCTTTTCAAACAAGAAAAACTAAAAGAACTTCATCTAGAGAACCGATTACCTTTAGACAAGAATAAAATAAAAGAAGCGATAAAACTGGGGTTACCTATTGGTGGAACTGTATTTGCAGAGGTTGCTATTTTTTCAGCAGTAGGATTGATTATGGCGAAGTTTTCATCATTGATAATAGCTAGTCATCAGTCTGCCATGAACTTTTCATCTCTCATGTACGCTTTTCCTATGAGCATTTCAACAGCAATGGCCATTGTGATTTCTTATGAGGTAGGAGCTAAACGGTTAGACGATGCTAAACAGTATATCCATATTGGTCGTTTAACAGCTATGGTGTTTGCAGTTTTAACACTTTCTTTTCTGTATGTTTTTAGAGAAAATGTTGCCAGTCTCTATGGTCATGATCCAGAATTTATCCAACTAACAGCTTCTTTTATGACCTATAGCTTATTCTTCCAGTTAGCTGATACATTTGCGGCACCATTACAAGGGATTTTACGAGGTTACAAGGATACGATTGTTCCTTTTTGCCTTGGTCTTCTTGGATACTGGGGTGTTGGGATTCCGCTTGGCTTATATCTTGATTATTCGACTAGTTTAGGTGCGTACTCCTATTGGATTGCTCTCATCATTAGTTTAATGGTAAGTGGAATTCTTTATCAGTGGCGTTTACAAGTTATTATGAAAAGATTCAAATAA